A window of Microbacterium sp. BK668 genomic DNA:
TCGACGCGCAGTTCCTCGTCGCCGATCTCGATGTCTCGGGCGGCCACGTCGACGACGCGTTCGACCGCCTGCTGGACCTCTTCGCGGCGCTGCCGGCCGACGAGCGCGCCCCCGTGCGCGAGCGTCTGCTCGAGCTCTTCGGCGTTGTCGGAGACGCCGATCCCCGCGTGCTGCGCGCGCGCGGACGGCTCGCCTCGCTCCTGTTCTAAAGACTTCACGCGAAGGGGGACGGATGCCGCGGCATCCGTCCCCCTTCGCGTCCCGGTGCGGAGCGCTCAGCCCGACGTCGGCGACGGGATGTGCGCCTCGGGGTCGTGGCGGAGGTAGAGCACGCCGAGGGGCGGCAGGATCATCGTCGCGCGCTTCTCGGCGTTGGCGTTGACGACGCCCAGGTTGCCCACGCCGGATCCGCCGTACTCGGCGGCATCGGTGTTGAGCACTTCGTGCCAGACCCCCGTCTCGGGCATGTCGAGCTCGAAGTTGTAGACGGGGACGCCCGAGAAGTTGGCGATGACCGCCATGGTGTTGCCGTGCCAGTCGCGTCGCGAGAAGGCGATGACATTCGGGTTCCAGGTCGGTGCGCCCAGCCGCGAGAACGCCGCGCCGTCGCTGTCACGGGCCCACAGTGCCGAGTGGTCGCGGTAGACGCGGTTGAGCACCCCGACGAACGACTGCAGCTGAGCGTGCGAGGGCTGGTCGAGGAGCCACCAGTCCAGCGCACGGGACTCGGACCACTCCGACATCTGCCCGAACTCCTGGCCCATGAAGAGCAGCTGCTTGCCCGGGTGACCCCACATGTACGCCAGGAACGCGCGCATGTTCGCCAGCTTCTGCCAGTGGTCTCCCGGCATCCGTCCGAACAGGCTCCCCTTGCCGTGCACGACCTCGTCGTGGCTGATGGGAAGGATGTAGTTCTCGCTGAACGCGTAGACGAAGGAGAACGACATCTCGCCCTCATGGTGCGCACGGTACATCGGATCGCGCTTGATGTACTGGAGCGAGTCGTTCATCCAGCCCATGTTCCATTTGAACCCGAAGCCCAGACCGGCCCGGCTCGTGGGCGCGGTGACCCCCGGGAAGCTCGTGGACTCCTCGGCGATCATCGCGATGCCGGGGTAGCGCTTGTAGGCCGTCGCGTTGACCTCCTGAAGGAAGGAGATGGCCTCGAGGTTCTCCCGACCGCCGTGCACGTTGGGCACCCACTCGCCCTCCTCGCGCGAGTAGTCGAGATAGAGCATGGACGCCACGGCGTCGACGCGGAGGCCGTCGACGTGGAACTCCTCGAGCCAGTACAGCGCATTGGCGACGAGGAAGTTGCGGACCTCCCGCCGGCCGTAGTCGAAGATGTACGTCCCCCAGTCCTTGTGCTCGCCGCGGCGGGGGTCGGGGTGCTCGTACAGCGCCTCTCCGTCGAACCGGGCGAGCGCGAACGAGTCCTTCGGAAAGTGCCCCGGGACCCAGTCCATGATCACGCCGACACCGGCCTGGTGCAGTCGGTCGATGAGGTACTTGAGGTCGTCCGGGTGTCCGAAGCGGCTGGTGGGCGAGTAGTAGCCGGTGACCTGATAGCCCCACGAGCCGCCGAACGGGTGCTCCGCGAGCGGCATGAACTCGATGTGGGTGAAGCCCTGCCCGGTCACGTATTCGATGAGCTGGTCGGCGGCATCCCGATATCCGAGTCCCGGTCGCCAGGATCCGAAGTGCAGCTCGTAGATCGAGACCGGCTGCGAGACCTGCTGCGTCTTCGCGCGGTGCGACATCCAGTCGCCGTCGCCCCACGAGTATCCCGATTGGACGACGACGGATGCCGTGGCCGGAGGCACTTCCGAGAATCGCGCCATGGGGTCGGCCTTGTCGATCCAGTCGCCGCGGCGCGTGAGGATCTGGAACTTGTAGGCGGCGCCGGGTCCGAGCGCGGGGACGAATAGCTCCCAGACGCCGCTGGATCCCATCGAGCGCATCGAGTGGCCCTGACCGTCCCAGCTGTTGAAGTCGCCGACGACGCGCACCGCCCGTGCGTTGGGCGCCCACACGGCGAACGACGTACCCCAGGTGCCCTCGTGTTCGCGGACGTGTGCGCCGAGCACATTCCACAGCTGCTCGTGGCGGCCCTCGTGGATGAGATGGATGTCGAGCTCGCCGAGCACCGGCGCATGCCGGTAGGGATCGTCGGCGATGTAGTCGGGCGCACCGTCGTAGGTCGTCACCAGGTGGTACGGTCCCGGGTCGCCCGCCCTCACGCCCTCCCAGATGCCGCTGCGCACGTGCTCGAGCGGCACCTCCGTGCCGTCGGTGAAGACCGCGGCGACGCTGCGGGCGAGCGGCCGGCGGGCGCGCACCGTCCACTCCCGCGTGCCCTGGCCGTCGACGCCGGGATGGATGCCGAGCACCGAGTGCGGGTCGTGGTACGAGCCCGTCGCGACGGTGTCGAGGATCTGATCGTCGATCTGGGTCATCGCGTCTCCTTCACGTGCAGGATGTGGACGGGCTCATGGAAGGCGTCGAGGCGGACGAAGTCGTGATCGGACCACGTCCACTGTTCCCCGGTCAGCAGCTCCTCCACCTCGAACGGCTCACCGGGCGTCACGCCCCAGATCCGGGTGTCGAGGTGGACCATCGTCTGGCGCACCGAGTGCGGGTCGACGTTGGCCACGACGATGATGGTGTCGCTGCGGCCGGTGGGGGAGAGCGCCGCGTCCAGATGCTTGGAGTACACGAGGATGGCGTCGTCATCGCTCCAGTGCGCGCTGAAGTTGCGCAGCTGGCGGAGCGCGGGGTGCTCGCGCCGGATCTCGTTCAGGCGGCGCAGGAAGGGGGCGAGGGAGTTCCCGGATGCCTCCGAGCCCTCCCAGTCGCGGAGCTTGTACTCGTACTTCTCGTTGTCGATGTTCTCTTCGGATCCCGGTCGCGCGACGTTCTCGAACAGCTCGTAGCCCGCGTAGACGCCGTAGAGGGGCGCGGCGGTCGCCGCGATGGCGGCTCGGATCTTGTATCCCGGCCGGCCACCGTACTGCAGGAACTCGGTGAGGATGTCCGGCGTGTTGACGAAGAGGTTGGGACGCATGAAGTCAGCGGTCTCGGTCGAGACGGCGCCGAGGAACTCCTCGAGCTCCTCCTTCGTATTGCGCCACGTGAAGTACGAGTAGCTCTGCTGGAAACCCGCCATCGCCAGGCCCTGCATCGGAGCGGGGCGGGTGAAGGCCTCCGCGAGGAAGATGACGTCGGGATCATCCGCGTTCACGGTCGCGATCAGCCACTCCCAGAACTGGAGGGGCTTGGTGTGGGGGTTGTCGACGCGGAAGATCTTCACGCCTTGCGCGACCCAGTGCCGGACGACGCGGAGCACCTCCGCTTTGATGCCCTCGGGATCGTTGTCGAAGTTGACCGGATAGATGTCCTGGTACTTCTTCGGCGGATTCTCGGCGTACGCGATCGATCCGTCCGGGAGCGTCGTGAACCACTCCGGATGCTCCGCCACCCACGGGTGGTCCGGCGCCGCCTGCAGCGCGAGGTCGAGCGCGACCTCGATCCCCTCGGCGCGGGCGGCGCGCACGAACGCACGGAAATCGGCGAGCGAGCCGAGGTCCGGGTGCACGGTGTCGTGCCCGCCCTCCGCGGCGCCGATCGCCCACGGCGAGCCGGGGTCGCCGGGCTGCGCGTCGAGGGTGTTGTTGCGGCCCTTGCGGTTGAGGCGGCCGATGGGGTGGATGGGCGGCAGGTAGAGCACCTCGAAGCCCATCGCCGCGACGGCCGGGAGGCGCTTGACCGCCGTGCGGAACGTGCCGCTCTTGATCGTGCCGTCCTTCAGGAGCCGGGCGCCCTCGGACCGGGGGAAGAATTCGTACCAGGCGCCGACCCCCGCGCGCTCGCGCTCCACGAGCAGCTCGTGCGTCTGCCCCACCGTGACCAGCGACGCGAGGGGACGGGCCCGGAAGTACTCCGCGATCGCGGGATCCCGGACGACCGCGAGAGCGGCCTCGTCGTCGACGGCTGCGTCGCGCAGACGCGCCGCGGCTTCGCGCAGCGCCTTCCTCTCCGCGGGGGGACGCCCCTTCTCGGCGATCGCGCGCTCGAACAGCCGAGCACCCATCTCGCGCATGAGCTGACTGTCCACGCCCGCCGCGATCTTGAGGTCGGCGGCGTGCTCCCACGTGGCGAAATCGTCGGCGAAGCCCTCGAAGCGGAAGGTCCACACTCCCTGCTCGAGCGGCGCGACGAGGGTCGTCCAGCGGTCGAAGCCGTCGTTCAGAGGGCTCAGCCGGTGCAGCGACTCGTCGCCCGAGGGTGAGAACAGGCGCACGTGGACGCCGATCCGGTCGTGGCCCTCGCGGAAGGCCGTCGTGCGGAAGGGCACCACCTCGCCCACGAACGCCTTCGGCCGGAAGCGGCCGCCCGGCGTGGAGGGGAAGGGCAGTGCGAGGGGGATCCGACCGGTGAGGGTCGCGGCATCCTCCTGCCACGGGGAAGCGGGTCGGAGCGGGAGGGAGGATCCGCTCCGCCAGGGACGGGGCTGCGCGGCGCGCTTGGACGTGACCACGACTCGAACCTACCGCGACGCCCGCCGCGCGCGCATCGCGCCTTGACAGAACGGAAGCGGGCGTATTATCCGGCGCGGAAGAGGTGCATCGAGGTTCCCGTCATGTGCACCGTCTGCCCCGCGAGGAAGCGCTGCGCGTCCTCGGTCGGCCTCTCGTCGGCGCTCGACCAGAGCGAGACATAGCCGTCGACCCCGTCGATCGTGGGGAGCGTGACGTCGATCGGATGCTCCGTGCCGTGGACGATGAGCAGGATCCGGTTCGGGTCCTCCCGCTCGGGAGTGGATGCCGCGACGTACTGCAGCGTGCGGTGCGCCGGGTTCGTCCAGCGCTCGTTCGACATCGTCTCGCCGTGCTCGTCGTACCACTGCATGACCGAGGCCGACGGAGTGTGCTGGTCGACCCGGGCGAAGCGCGCCGGGCGCAGGGCGGGGTTGTCCTGACGGAGCCGGATCAGCCGCTGAACGTGCGCGAAGAGGTCGTCCTGCCAGGGGGCATGGGCCC
This region includes:
- a CDS encoding alpha-1,4-glucan--maltose-1-phosphate maltosyltransferase, which gives rise to MVTSKRAAQPRPWRSGSSLPLRPASPWQEDAATLTGRIPLALPFPSTPGGRFRPKAFVGEVVPFRTTAFREGHDRIGVHVRLFSPSGDESLHRLSPLNDGFDRWTTLVAPLEQGVWTFRFEGFADDFATWEHAADLKIAAGVDSQLMREMGARLFERAIAEKGRPPAERKALREAAARLRDAAVDDEAALAVVRDPAIAEYFRARPLASLVTVGQTHELLVERERAGVGAWYEFFPRSEGARLLKDGTIKSGTFRTAVKRLPAVAAMGFEVLYLPPIHPIGRLNRKGRNNTLDAQPGDPGSPWAIGAAEGGHDTVHPDLGSLADFRAFVRAARAEGIEVALDLALQAAPDHPWVAEHPEWFTTLPDGSIAYAENPPKKYQDIYPVNFDNDPEGIKAEVLRVVRHWVAQGVKIFRVDNPHTKPLQFWEWLIATVNADDPDVIFLAEAFTRPAPMQGLAMAGFQQSYSYFTWRNTKEELEEFLGAVSTETADFMRPNLFVNTPDILTEFLQYGGRPGYKIRAAIAATAAPLYGVYAGYELFENVARPGSEENIDNEKYEYKLRDWEGSEASGNSLAPFLRRLNEIRREHPALRQLRNFSAHWSDDDAILVYSKHLDAALSPTGRSDTIIVVANVDPHSVRQTMVHLDTRIWGVTPGEPFEVEELLTGEQWTWSDHDFVRLDAFHEPVHILHVKETR
- the glgB gene encoding 1,4-alpha-glucan branching protein GlgB gives rise to the protein MTQIDDQILDTVATGSYHDPHSVLGIHPGVDGQGTREWTVRARRPLARSVAAVFTDGTEVPLEHVRSGIWEGVRAGDPGPYHLVTTYDGAPDYIADDPYRHAPVLGELDIHLIHEGRHEQLWNVLGAHVREHEGTWGTSFAVWAPNARAVRVVGDFNSWDGQGHSMRSMGSSGVWELFVPALGPGAAYKFQILTRRGDWIDKADPMARFSEVPPATASVVVQSGYSWGDGDWMSHRAKTQQVSQPVSIYELHFGSWRPGLGYRDAADQLIEYVTGQGFTHIEFMPLAEHPFGGSWGYQVTGYYSPTSRFGHPDDLKYLIDRLHQAGVGVIMDWVPGHFPKDSFALARFDGEALYEHPDPRRGEHKDWGTYIFDYGRREVRNFLVANALYWLEEFHVDGLRVDAVASMLYLDYSREEGEWVPNVHGGRENLEAISFLQEVNATAYKRYPGIAMIAEESTSFPGVTAPTSRAGLGFGFKWNMGWMNDSLQYIKRDPMYRAHHEGEMSFSFVYAFSENYILPISHDEVVHGKGSLFGRMPGDHWQKLANMRAFLAYMWGHPGKQLLFMGQEFGQMSEWSESRALDWWLLDQPSHAQLQSFVGVLNRVYRDHSALWARDSDGAAFSRLGAPTWNPNVIAFSRRDWHGNTMAVIANFSGVPVYNFELDMPETGVWHEVLNTDAAEYGGSGVGNLGVVNANAEKRATMILPPLGVLYLRHDPEAHIPSPTSG